AGTTCGAACcaaaagaaacaaaaaaggaaaaaacaatAATAAACATGAATTTTAGTGACGTCTGAGTTCTACGTTTAAGATGGTAGAACCAATTTTCGACTATCAGTTTCGTTTGATATTAATTGGTGACAGCACGGTTGGGAAGAGTTCTTTGCTAAAATATTTCACGGATGGAAAATTTGCTGAGGTTAGTTTGTTAAATCGATGCGCTGAGTTACATTAATTCTTCTGCTTTGTGTACTAATTAAAAATTACTTTCAGATTTCAGATCCTACTGTTGGTGTAGACTTTTTCGCACGATTAATTGAAGTTAAAGATGGAACTAGAATAAAATTACAACTATGGGATACTGCTGGCCAAGAAAGATTTCGGTATGTATTTATAATATTCCTTTCTGACCGTGTGAGGTGTTTAATTAATATTAGTTTCTAACCGTGTGAAGCTTTTAAGTGCCACTAATGATTGCTTGTAATGCATGTTTCAGTTCAATAACGAAGTCGTACTATCGTAATTCAGTGGGAGCATTACTTGTGTACGATATCTGCAATCGGTCGAGTTTTGAACATATCCCACTCTGGATGATGGAAGCCCGTCGTCACATCGAACCTCATCGTCCTGTGTTTGCTTTGGTAGGCTGCAAATTGGACCTTATTTCTGCTGGTGGACATAGGGAAGTATCACGAGAAGAAGCTAGAGCTTTTGCTGATCAGCATGGGCTTCATCATATAGAAACATCAGCTCGAACTGGGGTGAATGTGGAAGAAGCATTTCGTTCTGTAACACAAGAAGTTTATAACAGGATACAGTCAGGTGAATACAAGGTGGAGGATGGCTGGGACGGTATAAAGACTGGCTTTCAACGTACTGGTGGTTATGACTTCAATTTAGTTGAGGCTGAACCAGCTAAGTCGACTTGTTGTTGAGATAGTTTTACCATAGTTTTCTTCTCTTTAATGTTCTGAGCTATTTTTCTCAATAATTACACTACTCTTGAAATAGCAAAGAACTTTATGGATTGTTAATTCAGTTTTTCGTATCCCAAAGAGTATTGAGCATTTCCTGATTGCTGTAAGACTAATCTGCTTTATAGTTGCAAGAACTTGGTGGTTATCATTCAACGACAAGCTGCTGGACTCTGTGATAATGAATATAGGCTCAGGCTAAAGATGAAGTCGATAGGTAGCATATTGTGTTTAGCAGCATTATGTACATATTTTCCTAAAACAGTTTTTGTTTTGTAATGGTCACCTGAATCTCAATGCTCCTTTTTGAGAATTCGATGCAGATATGAAGTTAGGGAAGTCAGAGAATCCCGTAATAAATAATGGGTGAATGTTACTAGTCAGAGGTGCTGCTTGTAAATATAAAAATGTACATTCAGAGTTGATTCTAAGAAATCAAAATATAGATATTTTTAGGGATTAATACAATAGTATGTTACGAATACAAGACAAGTGTTGGAAATCTTCATgctcaaaatattttaattttaaaa
The Anabrus simplex isolate iqAnaSimp1 chromosome 3, ASM4041472v1, whole genome shotgun sequence genome window above contains:
- the Rab39 gene encoding ras-related protein Rab-39B, with product MVEPIFDYQFRLILIGDSTVGKSSLLKYFTDGKFAEISDPTVGVDFFARLIEVKDGTRIKLQLWDTAGQERFRSITKSYYRNSVGALLVYDICNRSSFEHIPLWMMEARRHIEPHRPVFALVGCKLDLISAGGHREVSREEARAFADQHGLHHIETSARTGVNVEEAFRSVTQEVYNRIQSGEYKVEDGWDGIKTGFQRTGGYDFNLVEAEPAKSTCC